One Spinacia oleracea cultivar Varoflay chromosome 4, BTI_SOV_V1, whole genome shotgun sequence DNA segment encodes these proteins:
- the LOC110789638 gene encoding pre-mRNA-processing protein 40A isoform X2, translated as MQFSQPMQFSQPMQQLPPRPGMPGVPMSSQGMAMPYGQPNRPMTLGAQQNQHSAPPFGNHPSGVGGMGIPFSSSYTFQPVSHLSTPAASVGGQPWLSSGSQSAAPFVPVPQTADQSSGSAAPVPAVNPPDTSQQSSSDWQEHNTPDGRRYYYNKKTKQSSWEKPVELMTPTERADASTVWKEFTTPEGKKYYFNKVTKESKWTIPEDLKLAREQAAKAVSQGAQLDAGMKSHPTTTGGFTSEVAPSTNPVSGSSNGSSSVSGASSIPLSFPSGVNPAPVVNDASSELLMEHSAAPTSMAVTNALAMTPLSASISGDDALPAALNASSITVNASDKLPSQEISTSTDGGSAHDLEELRKGITAGKVSLSEKPTNDEPLVFANKQEAKGAFKSLLESANVHSDWNWDQAMRVIVNDKRYGALKTLGERKQAFNEYLGQRRKQEAEERRLRQKKAKEEFTKMLEESEVLASSMKWSKAVTMFEDDERFKAVEKPKDRQELFDNYLVELQKKEKEKADEEYRRNREDYWTFLESCDFIEANSLWRKVQDRLEDDERCSRLEKIDRLEIFQDYIRFLEKGEEEQKKLQKEQLRRAERKNRDEFRKVLEADVAAGVLTAKSIWRDYCAKVKESPAYLAVARNISGSTPKDLFEDAVDELENQYHEDKSRIKDVMKLSKMTMTSTWTFDEFKESVSPDLGSPPISDINFKLVFEDQLERIKEKEEKEAKKRQHLVDDFTDLLRSLKDITASSTWEDSRQLFEDSEEYREIGNETLAMETFKDCVVYLQEKAKEKERKREDEKVKKEKEREEKEKRKEKDRKEKDKDRDREKRKERSKKEESDDEAVDATDSHSNKDENRKEKEKDRDRKHKKRHHDNTIDDGSSDRDDDKERRHRKRHHDTTDDVSSDKDDKEDHKKSRRHGSDRKKSRKHEHSPDSDGESKHKRHKRDHRDGSRRTGAHDDLEDGELGEDGEIS; from the exons ATGCAGTTCTCCCAACCCATGCAATTCTCTCAACCCATGCAGCAGTTACCTCCTAGACCTGGAATGCCTGGTGTTCCTATGTCGTCACAAGGTATGGCTATGCCATATGGTCAGCCAAACAGGCCTATGACATTGGGTGCACAGCAGAATCAGCATTCTGCACCGCCTTTTGGCAATCACCCATCTGGTGTAGGTGGCATGGGAATTCCTTTTTCTTCGTCATATACT TTTCAACCAGTATCCCATTTGTCAACACCTGCAGCATCAGTTGGCGGTCAACCATGGTTATCATCTGGAAGTCAAAGTGCTGCGCCTTTTGTACCAGTTCCACAAACAGCAGACCAGTCTTCAGGTTCCGCTGCCCCCGTTCCT GCTGTTAATCCCCCCGACACCAGCCAACAATCCTCATCTGATTGGCAAGAGCACAACACTCCAGATGGAAGAAG ATATTATTATAACAAGAAAACTAAGCAATCTAGCTGGGAGAAGCCTGTTGAGTTAATGACACCAACAGAG AGAGCTGATGCGTCGACTGTATGGAAGGAGTTCACTACTCCAGAAGGGAAGAA GTATTACTTTAACAAGGTTACAAAGGAATCAAAATGGACCATACCTGAAGATTTGAAG TTGGCTCGTGAACAAGCAGCAAAAGCAGTTAGTCAGGGAGCACAGTTAGATGCAGGAATGAAATCTCATCCTACAACAACTGGAGGTTTTACCTCTGAAGTAGCACCATCAACTAATCCAGTTTCCGGCAGCTCCAATGGGTCATCATCTGTTTCTGGTGCAAGTTCAATCCCGTTAAGTTTTCCGTCAGGTGTTAACCCAGCACCTGTAGTTAATGATGCGTCATCAGAACTCCTTATGGAGCACTCAGCTGCTCCGACCAGCATGGCAGTGACAAATGCTCTTGCAATGACTCCTTTGTCTGCTTCTATTTCTGGAGATGATGCTCTTCCTGCTGCATTAAATGCCTCCTCCATTACAGT GAATGCTTCAGACAAATTACCATCTCAAGAAATTTCAACTTCTACAGATGGAGGTTCTGCACATGATCTTGAG GAATTACGTAAAGGGATTACTGCTGGGAAAGTTAGTTTGAGCGAGAAACCAACCAATGATGAACCTTTGGTTTTTGCCAACAAGCAG gAAGCAAAAGGCGCGTTTAAGTCACTTCTTGAGTCTGCAAATGTCCACTCTGACTGGAATTGGGATCAG GCTATGAGGGTGATAGTCAATGACAAGAGGTATGGTGCTCTGAAAACATTAGGGGAGCGGAAGCAAGCTTTTAACGAG TATTTAGGACAGAGGAGGAAACAGGAGGCTGAGGAGCGGCGCTTGAGGCAGAAGAAAGCAAAGGAAGAGTTTACAAAAATGTTGGAA GAGTCAGAGGTACTTGCATCATCGATGAAATGGAG TAAAGCTGTTACTATGTTTGAAGATGATGAGCGGTTCAAAGCTGTCGAAAAGCCGAAAGATCGGCAGGAGCTTTTCGATAATTACTTGGTGGAACTCCAAAAAAAG GAAAAGGAGAAGGCCGATGAAGAGTACCGACGGAATAGAGAAGATTACTGGACGTTTCTGGAATCTTGCGACTTTATTGAG GCAAACAGCCTATGGAGAAAAGTTCAGGACCGCTTGGAGGATGACGAGAGATGCTCACGTCTTGAAAAGATTGACCGCTTAGAAATATTCCAG GATTACATTCGTTTCTTGGAGAAGGGAGAAGAGGAGCAGAAGAAGCTTCAAAAA GAACAACTGAGGAGAGCAGAGCGAAAAAATCGTGATGAATTTCGCAAGGTGTTGGAGGCTGATGTTGCGGCTGGTGTTCTTACTGCAAAATCAATCTGGCGCGATTATTGTGCGAAG GTCAAAGAATCTCCTGCTTATCTTGCTGTGGCACGTAACATATCAGGGTCTACTCCTAAAGATTTGTTTGAGGATGCGGTTGATGAATTGGAGAACCAG TATCATGAGGACAAAAGTAGAATAAAAGATGTGATGAAGCTGAGCAAG ATGACTATGACTTCTACATGGACTTTTGACGAATTTAAGGAATCTGTTTCCCCGGATCTTGGGTCTCCACCGATTTCTGATATTAATTTCAAG CTGGTTTTTGAAGATCAGCTTGAAAGGATCAAAGAGAAGGAAGAGAAAGAAGCTAAAAAGCGCCAGCATCTTGTAGATGACTTTACTGATCTATTGCGGTCTCTTAAG GACATAACTGCATCTTCTACTTGGGAAGATTCTAGACAACTCTTCGAGGATAGTGAAGAGTACAG GGAAATTGGGAATGAAACACTGGCAATGGAAACCTTTAAGGACTGTGTTGTTTACCTGCAAGAGAAGGCAAAAGAGAAGGAACGAAAGCGTGAGGATGAAAAG GTGAAAaaggagaaagaaagagaggaaaaggagaagaggaaggagaaggaTAGGAAGGAGAAAGATAAAGATCGTGACAGAGAGAAGCGGAAAGAACGCTCTAAGAAAGAGGAGTCAGATGATGAGGCTGTGGATGCAACTGATAGCCATAGCAACAAGGATGAAAATAGGAAGGAGAAGGAAAAAGACAGAGACAGGAAGCATAAAAAACGGCACCACGATAATACAATTGATGATGGAAGTTCTGACAGGGATGATGACAAGGAGAGACGTCACCGAAAGAGGCATCATGATACCACAGATGATGTCAGTTCCGACAAAGATGATAAAGAAGATCACAAGAAATCACGCCGACATGGTAGTGACCGGAAAAAATCTAGGAAG CATGAACACTCACCGGATTCAGATGGTGAAAGTAAACATAAAAGGCATAAGAGGGATCACCGTGATGGCTCCAGGAGAACTGGTGCTCATGATGATCTTGAAGACGGTGAGCTTGGTGAGGACGGGGAAATCTCGTAG
- the LOC110789638 gene encoding pre-mRNA-processing protein 40A isoform X3 — MASQETTLYAHLEGGFTFARQRADASTVWKEFTTPEGKKYYFNKVTKESKWTIPEDLKLAREQAAKAVSQGAQLDAGMKSHPTTTGGFTSEVAPSTNPVSGSSNGSSSVSGASSIPLSFPSGVNPAPVVNDASSELLMEHSAAPTSMAVTNALAMTPLSASISGDDALPAALNASSITVNASDKLPSQEISTSTDGGSAHDLEELRKGITAGKVSLSEKPTNDEPLVFANKQEAKGAFKSLLESANVHSDWNWDQAMRVIVNDKRYGALKTLGERKQAFNEYLGQRRKQEAEERRLRQKKAKEEFTKMLEESEVLASSMKWSKAVTMFEDDERFKAVEKPKDRQELFDNYLVELQKKEKEKADEEYRRNREDYWTFLESCDFIEANSLWRKVQDRLEDDERCSRLEKIDRLEIFQDYIRFLEKGEEEQKKLQKEQLRRAERKNRDEFRKVLEADVAAGVLTAKSIWRDYCAKVKESPAYLAVARNISGSTPKDLFEDAVDELENQYHEDKSRIKDVMKLSKMTMTSTWTFDEFKESVSPDLGSPPISDINFKLVFEDQLERIKEKEEKEAKKRQHLVDDFTDLLRSLKDITASSTWEDSRQLFEDSEEYREIGNETLAMETFKDCVVYLQEKAKEKERKREDEKVKKEKEREEKEKRKEKDRKEKDKDRDREKRKERSKKEESDDEAVDATDSHSNKDENRKEKEKDRDRKHKKRHHDNTIDDGSSDRDDDKERRHRKRHHDTTDDVSSDKDDKEDHKKSRRHGSDRKKSRKHEHSPDSDGESKHKRHKRDHRDGSRRTGAHDDLEDGELGEDGEIS; from the exons ATGGCAAGTCAGGAGACTACTCTATATGCTCACCTTGAAGGCGGATTCACTTTTGCAAGGCAG AGAGCTGATGCGTCGACTGTATGGAAGGAGTTCACTACTCCAGAAGGGAAGAA GTATTACTTTAACAAGGTTACAAAGGAATCAAAATGGACCATACCTGAAGATTTGAAG TTGGCTCGTGAACAAGCAGCAAAAGCAGTTAGTCAGGGAGCACAGTTAGATGCAGGAATGAAATCTCATCCTACAACAACTGGAGGTTTTACCTCTGAAGTAGCACCATCAACTAATCCAGTTTCCGGCAGCTCCAATGGGTCATCATCTGTTTCTGGTGCAAGTTCAATCCCGTTAAGTTTTCCGTCAGGTGTTAACCCAGCACCTGTAGTTAATGATGCGTCATCAGAACTCCTTATGGAGCACTCAGCTGCTCCGACCAGCATGGCAGTGACAAATGCTCTTGCAATGACTCCTTTGTCTGCTTCTATTTCTGGAGATGATGCTCTTCCTGCTGCATTAAATGCCTCCTCCATTACAGT GAATGCTTCAGACAAATTACCATCTCAAGAAATTTCAACTTCTACAGATGGAGGTTCTGCACATGATCTTGAG GAATTACGTAAAGGGATTACTGCTGGGAAAGTTAGTTTGAGCGAGAAACCAACCAATGATGAACCTTTGGTTTTTGCCAACAAGCAG gAAGCAAAAGGCGCGTTTAAGTCACTTCTTGAGTCTGCAAATGTCCACTCTGACTGGAATTGGGATCAG GCTATGAGGGTGATAGTCAATGACAAGAGGTATGGTGCTCTGAAAACATTAGGGGAGCGGAAGCAAGCTTTTAACGAG TATTTAGGACAGAGGAGGAAACAGGAGGCTGAGGAGCGGCGCTTGAGGCAGAAGAAAGCAAAGGAAGAGTTTACAAAAATGTTGGAA GAGTCAGAGGTACTTGCATCATCGATGAAATGGAG TAAAGCTGTTACTATGTTTGAAGATGATGAGCGGTTCAAAGCTGTCGAAAAGCCGAAAGATCGGCAGGAGCTTTTCGATAATTACTTGGTGGAACTCCAAAAAAAG GAAAAGGAGAAGGCCGATGAAGAGTACCGACGGAATAGAGAAGATTACTGGACGTTTCTGGAATCTTGCGACTTTATTGAG GCAAACAGCCTATGGAGAAAAGTTCAGGACCGCTTGGAGGATGACGAGAGATGCTCACGTCTTGAAAAGATTGACCGCTTAGAAATATTCCAG GATTACATTCGTTTCTTGGAGAAGGGAGAAGAGGAGCAGAAGAAGCTTCAAAAA GAACAACTGAGGAGAGCAGAGCGAAAAAATCGTGATGAATTTCGCAAGGTGTTGGAGGCTGATGTTGCGGCTGGTGTTCTTACTGCAAAATCAATCTGGCGCGATTATTGTGCGAAG GTCAAAGAATCTCCTGCTTATCTTGCTGTGGCACGTAACATATCAGGGTCTACTCCTAAAGATTTGTTTGAGGATGCGGTTGATGAATTGGAGAACCAG TATCATGAGGACAAAAGTAGAATAAAAGATGTGATGAAGCTGAGCAAG ATGACTATGACTTCTACATGGACTTTTGACGAATTTAAGGAATCTGTTTCCCCGGATCTTGGGTCTCCACCGATTTCTGATATTAATTTCAAG CTGGTTTTTGAAGATCAGCTTGAAAGGATCAAAGAGAAGGAAGAGAAAGAAGCTAAAAAGCGCCAGCATCTTGTAGATGACTTTACTGATCTATTGCGGTCTCTTAAG GACATAACTGCATCTTCTACTTGGGAAGATTCTAGACAACTCTTCGAGGATAGTGAAGAGTACAG GGAAATTGGGAATGAAACACTGGCAATGGAAACCTTTAAGGACTGTGTTGTTTACCTGCAAGAGAAGGCAAAAGAGAAGGAACGAAAGCGTGAGGATGAAAAG GTGAAAaaggagaaagaaagagaggaaaaggagaagaggaaggagaaggaTAGGAAGGAGAAAGATAAAGATCGTGACAGAGAGAAGCGGAAAGAACGCTCTAAGAAAGAGGAGTCAGATGATGAGGCTGTGGATGCAACTGATAGCCATAGCAACAAGGATGAAAATAGGAAGGAGAAGGAAAAAGACAGAGACAGGAAGCATAAAAAACGGCACCACGATAATACAATTGATGATGGAAGTTCTGACAGGGATGATGACAAGGAGAGACGTCACCGAAAGAGGCATCATGATACCACAGATGATGTCAGTTCCGACAAAGATGATAAAGAAGATCACAAGAAATCACGCCGACATGGTAGTGACCGGAAAAAATCTAGGAAG CATGAACACTCACCGGATTCAGATGGTGAAAGTAAACATAAAAGGCATAAGAGGGATCACCGTGATGGCTCCAGGAGAACTGGTGCTCATGATGATCTTGAAGACGGTGAGCTTGGTGAGGACGGGGAAATCTCGTAG
- the LOC110789638 gene encoding pre-mRNA-processing protein 40A isoform X1, translating into MGTAQNYGPPMSTQYRPAVPGQQGQPYLPGSAQQFLAPGQNIPSGHNQPMQFSQPMQFSQPMQQLPPRPGMPGVPMSSQGMAMPYGQPNRPMTLGAQQNQHSAPPFGNHPSGVGGMGIPFSSSYTFQPVSHLSTPAASVGGQPWLSSGSQSAAPFVPVPQTADQSSGSAAPVPAVNPPDTSQQSSSDWQEHNTPDGRRYYYNKKTKQSSWEKPVELMTPTERADASTVWKEFTTPEGKKYYFNKVTKESKWTIPEDLKLAREQAAKAVSQGAQLDAGMKSHPTTTGGFTSEVAPSTNPVSGSSNGSSSVSGASSIPLSFPSGVNPAPVVNDASSELLMEHSAAPTSMAVTNALAMTPLSASISGDDALPAALNASSITVNASDKLPSQEISTSTDGGSAHDLEELRKGITAGKVSLSEKPTNDEPLVFANKQEAKGAFKSLLESANVHSDWNWDQAMRVIVNDKRYGALKTLGERKQAFNEYLGQRRKQEAEERRLRQKKAKEEFTKMLEESEVLASSMKWSKAVTMFEDDERFKAVEKPKDRQELFDNYLVELQKKEKEKADEEYRRNREDYWTFLESCDFIEANSLWRKVQDRLEDDERCSRLEKIDRLEIFQDYIRFLEKGEEEQKKLQKEQLRRAERKNRDEFRKVLEADVAAGVLTAKSIWRDYCAKVKESPAYLAVARNISGSTPKDLFEDAVDELENQYHEDKSRIKDVMKLSKMTMTSTWTFDEFKESVSPDLGSPPISDINFKLVFEDQLERIKEKEEKEAKKRQHLVDDFTDLLRSLKDITASSTWEDSRQLFEDSEEYREIGNETLAMETFKDCVVYLQEKAKEKERKREDEKVKKEKEREEKEKRKEKDRKEKDKDRDREKRKERSKKEESDDEAVDATDSHSNKDENRKEKEKDRDRKHKKRHHDNTIDDGSSDRDDDKERRHRKRHHDTTDDVSSDKDDKEDHKKSRRHGSDRKKSRKHEHSPDSDGESKHKRHKRDHRDGSRRTGAHDDLEDGELGEDGEIS; encoded by the exons TATCGTCCAGCAGTCCCAGGCCAGCAAGGGCAGCCATATTTACCTGGGTCTGCACAACAGTTTCTAGCACCAGGACAGAACATTCCTTCTGGTCATAATCAACCTATGCAGTTCTCCCAACCCATGCAATTCTCTCAACCCATGCAGCAGTTACCTCCTAGACCTGGAATGCCTGGTGTTCCTATGTCGTCACAAGGTATGGCTATGCCATATGGTCAGCCAAACAGGCCTATGACATTGGGTGCACAGCAGAATCAGCATTCTGCACCGCCTTTTGGCAATCACCCATCTGGTGTAGGTGGCATGGGAATTCCTTTTTCTTCGTCATATACT TTTCAACCAGTATCCCATTTGTCAACACCTGCAGCATCAGTTGGCGGTCAACCATGGTTATCATCTGGAAGTCAAAGTGCTGCGCCTTTTGTACCAGTTCCACAAACAGCAGACCAGTCTTCAGGTTCCGCTGCCCCCGTTCCT GCTGTTAATCCCCCCGACACCAGCCAACAATCCTCATCTGATTGGCAAGAGCACAACACTCCAGATGGAAGAAG ATATTATTATAACAAGAAAACTAAGCAATCTAGCTGGGAGAAGCCTGTTGAGTTAATGACACCAACAGAG AGAGCTGATGCGTCGACTGTATGGAAGGAGTTCACTACTCCAGAAGGGAAGAA GTATTACTTTAACAAGGTTACAAAGGAATCAAAATGGACCATACCTGAAGATTTGAAG TTGGCTCGTGAACAAGCAGCAAAAGCAGTTAGTCAGGGAGCACAGTTAGATGCAGGAATGAAATCTCATCCTACAACAACTGGAGGTTTTACCTCTGAAGTAGCACCATCAACTAATCCAGTTTCCGGCAGCTCCAATGGGTCATCATCTGTTTCTGGTGCAAGTTCAATCCCGTTAAGTTTTCCGTCAGGTGTTAACCCAGCACCTGTAGTTAATGATGCGTCATCAGAACTCCTTATGGAGCACTCAGCTGCTCCGACCAGCATGGCAGTGACAAATGCTCTTGCAATGACTCCTTTGTCTGCTTCTATTTCTGGAGATGATGCTCTTCCTGCTGCATTAAATGCCTCCTCCATTACAGT GAATGCTTCAGACAAATTACCATCTCAAGAAATTTCAACTTCTACAGATGGAGGTTCTGCACATGATCTTGAG GAATTACGTAAAGGGATTACTGCTGGGAAAGTTAGTTTGAGCGAGAAACCAACCAATGATGAACCTTTGGTTTTTGCCAACAAGCAG gAAGCAAAAGGCGCGTTTAAGTCACTTCTTGAGTCTGCAAATGTCCACTCTGACTGGAATTGGGATCAG GCTATGAGGGTGATAGTCAATGACAAGAGGTATGGTGCTCTGAAAACATTAGGGGAGCGGAAGCAAGCTTTTAACGAG TATTTAGGACAGAGGAGGAAACAGGAGGCTGAGGAGCGGCGCTTGAGGCAGAAGAAAGCAAAGGAAGAGTTTACAAAAATGTTGGAA GAGTCAGAGGTACTTGCATCATCGATGAAATGGAG TAAAGCTGTTACTATGTTTGAAGATGATGAGCGGTTCAAAGCTGTCGAAAAGCCGAAAGATCGGCAGGAGCTTTTCGATAATTACTTGGTGGAACTCCAAAAAAAG GAAAAGGAGAAGGCCGATGAAGAGTACCGACGGAATAGAGAAGATTACTGGACGTTTCTGGAATCTTGCGACTTTATTGAG GCAAACAGCCTATGGAGAAAAGTTCAGGACCGCTTGGAGGATGACGAGAGATGCTCACGTCTTGAAAAGATTGACCGCTTAGAAATATTCCAG GATTACATTCGTTTCTTGGAGAAGGGAGAAGAGGAGCAGAAGAAGCTTCAAAAA GAACAACTGAGGAGAGCAGAGCGAAAAAATCGTGATGAATTTCGCAAGGTGTTGGAGGCTGATGTTGCGGCTGGTGTTCTTACTGCAAAATCAATCTGGCGCGATTATTGTGCGAAG GTCAAAGAATCTCCTGCTTATCTTGCTGTGGCACGTAACATATCAGGGTCTACTCCTAAAGATTTGTTTGAGGATGCGGTTGATGAATTGGAGAACCAG TATCATGAGGACAAAAGTAGAATAAAAGATGTGATGAAGCTGAGCAAG ATGACTATGACTTCTACATGGACTTTTGACGAATTTAAGGAATCTGTTTCCCCGGATCTTGGGTCTCCACCGATTTCTGATATTAATTTCAAG CTGGTTTTTGAAGATCAGCTTGAAAGGATCAAAGAGAAGGAAGAGAAAGAAGCTAAAAAGCGCCAGCATCTTGTAGATGACTTTACTGATCTATTGCGGTCTCTTAAG GACATAACTGCATCTTCTACTTGGGAAGATTCTAGACAACTCTTCGAGGATAGTGAAGAGTACAG GGAAATTGGGAATGAAACACTGGCAATGGAAACCTTTAAGGACTGTGTTGTTTACCTGCAAGAGAAGGCAAAAGAGAAGGAACGAAAGCGTGAGGATGAAAAG GTGAAAaaggagaaagaaagagaggaaaaggagaagaggaaggagaaggaTAGGAAGGAGAAAGATAAAGATCGTGACAGAGAGAAGCGGAAAGAACGCTCTAAGAAAGAGGAGTCAGATGATGAGGCTGTGGATGCAACTGATAGCCATAGCAACAAGGATGAAAATAGGAAGGAGAAGGAAAAAGACAGAGACAGGAAGCATAAAAAACGGCACCACGATAATACAATTGATGATGGAAGTTCTGACAGGGATGATGACAAGGAGAGACGTCACCGAAAGAGGCATCATGATACCACAGATGATGTCAGTTCCGACAAAGATGATAAAGAAGATCACAAGAAATCACGCCGACATGGTAGTGACCGGAAAAAATCTAGGAAG CATGAACACTCACCGGATTCAGATGGTGAAAGTAAACATAAAAGGCATAAGAGGGATCACCGTGATGGCTCCAGGAGAACTGGTGCTCATGATGATCTTGAAGACGGTGAGCTTGGTGAGGACGGGGAAATCTCGTAG
- the LOC110789631 gene encoding uncharacterized protein gives MRPPTPSEVYYKGHAKENGEFVDETSRKVWADFQSKKSTNLEDENPKTENELFLEALGGWKNGRVYGLGNAIDNFYVKPNNDPSFKKVRNELVTNLTSNVELLSSKNLEQAKEIEETKVVLDETTTKLNETEKKLDETTRQLKETTDAMKAMQAQILFLTENVILRLS, from the exons ATGCGTCCGCCTACTCCATCCGAGGTGTATTACAAAGGCCATGCTAAAGAGAATGGTGAATTCGTGGACGAGACGTCACGAAAAGTTTGG GCTGATTTTCAAAGCAAAAAATCTACCAACTTGGAGGATGAGAATCCTAAAACAGAGAACGAGTTATTTTTGGAAGCCTTAGGTGGATGGAAGAATGGGAGAGTGTATGGTCTAGGAAATGCTATTGACAACTTTTATGTGAAACCAAACAACGACCCAAGTTTCAAGAAAGTGCGGAATGAGCTAGTGACTAATTTGACAAGTAATGTTGAACTACTCTCTTCGAAAAATTTGGAACAAGCGAAGGAGATTGAAGAAACAAAGGTGGTCCTAGatgaaacaacaacaaagctCAATGAAACAGAAAAAAAGCTTGATGAAACAACAAGACAACTTAAAGAAACAACAGATGCTATGAAGGCTATGCAAGCTCAGATTCTTTTCCTAACTGAAAATGTCATTTTGCGCCTATCTTGA